One window of Nymphaea colorata isolate Beijing-Zhang1983 chromosome 11, ASM883128v2, whole genome shotgun sequence genomic DNA carries:
- the LOC116264107 gene encoding FACT complex subunit SPT16: MAKPSGDGSSGAKVGGSYAINVEMFKKRLKSFYTSWNDHKEDVWGNSNALAVATPPTSDDLRYLKSSALNIWLLGYEFPETIIVFIQSQIHFICSQKKASLLETLRIPAKEAAGLEVVIHVKAKNEDGGNQMEEAFQAVKASSPGGDDPPIVGYIAKEAPEGMLLELWSEKLKGSGLALVDITNGFSELFAVKDETELLNVKKAAFLSASVLKNFVVPKLEVIIDEEKKVSHSTLMDDTEKAILDPSKAKVKLKAENVDICYPPIFQSGGVFDLRPSASSNDDNLCYDATSVIICAIGALYNSYCSNVARTYLIDANSMQSKAYMVLHKAQEAAIAALKPGNKVSDVYAAALKVVQSEGPEFAPNMTKSAGTGIGIEFRESGLSLNAKNDRVLKAGMVFNVSLGFQNLQASTSNPKTEKFALLLADTVVINDKGPEVVTASISKSFKDIAYSFNDDEPEERPKPKIESNGVEGFSKATLRSDNQEMTKEEQRRLHQAELARQKNEETARRLAGGGPSNGDGRNNAKATSDLVAYKNVNDVPSTRELMIHIDQKNEAVLLPIYGMMVPFHIATVKSVTSQQDNRTCYIRIVFNIPGTTPFLPHDATSLKFQGSIYLKEVSFRSNDPRHISEVVQLIKSLRRQVMSRESERAERATLVTQEKLQLSSKFKPIRLSDLWIRPPLGGRARKLTGTLESHPNGFRYSTARQDEKVDIMYGNVKHAFFQPAEKEMITLLHFHLHNHIMVGNKKTKDVQFYVEVMDVVQTLGGGKRSMHDPDEIEEEQRERERKNRINSEFHVFVNKVNELWGQPQLQGLELEFDQPLRELGFHGVPHKASVFMVPTSTCLVELTESPFVVITLGEIEIVNLERVGLGQKNFDMAIVFKDFKRDVLRIDAIPSASLDNIKEWLDTTDIKYYESRLNLNWRPILKTIMDDPEKFIEDGGWEFLNMEATDSDSDNTEESDQGYEPSDMESESQSEEEDSDSESLVESEEDEEEEEDSEEEEGKTWDELEREASNADREKGDESDSEEERRRRKMKAFGKARVPERRDPRGMPPKRQKMR, from the coding sequence ATGGCGAAGCCATCTGGTGATGGGTCGAGTGGGGCAAAAGTGGGAGGGTCGTATGCAATCAATGTGGAGATGTTCAAGAAGCGGTTGAAATCATTCTACACAAGTTGGAATGACCACAAGGAGGATGTCTGGGGAAATTCGAACGCACTAGCAGTGGCAACGCCACCAACTTCCGATGACCTTCGATACCTGAAGTCTTCAGCACTCAATATCTGGTTGCTTGGATATGAGTTCCCAGAGACGATCATCGTCTTCATCCAGAGTCAGATCCACTTCATCTGCAGTCAGAAGAAGGCATCCCTTTTGGAAACCCTAAGGATACCAGCCAAGGAGGCTGCAGGTCTTGAAGTTGTGATCCATGTGAAGGCAAAAAATGAGGATGGTGGTAATCAGATGGAAGAGGCCTTTCAGGCTGTGAAGGCTAGCTCACCAGGAGGAGATGACCCTCCAATTGTAGGGTACATAGCGAAGGAGGCCCCTGAAGGGATGCTTTTGGAGTTGTGGTCCGAGAAGCTAAAAGGTTCTGGACTTGCGCTGGTTGATATTACAAATGGTTTCTCTGAGCTGTTTGCAGTGAAGGATGAGACAGAGTTGCTAAACGTGAAGAAGGCTGCATTTCTGAGTGCCTCTGTTTTGAAGAATTTCGTTGTACCCAAGCTTGAGGTGATCATCGATGAGGAGAAGAAGGTTTCACATTCGACACTAATGGATGATACAGAGAAGGCCATTCTAGATCCTTCAAAGGCAAAGGTGAAGCTTAAGGCTGAAAATGTGGATATCTGCTATCCCCCCATCTTTCAAAGTGGTGGGGTTTTTGATCTCAGGCCAAGTGCTTCGAGCAATGACGATAATCTGTGTTATGACGCCACAAGCGTAATCATCTGTGCCATTGGGGCCCTCTACAACAGTTACTGCTCTAACGTTGCCAGAACGTATCTGATTGATGCAAACAGCATGCAGAGTAAGGCCTACATGGTTCTTCACAAGGCCCAGGAGGCAGCAATTGCTGCTCTGAAACCAGGTAACAAAGTTAGTGATGTTTATGCTGCAGCATTGAAGGTAGTCCAGAGCGAAGGGCCAGAATTTGCTCCCAACATGACCAAGTCGGCTGGGACAGGTATTGGGATCGAGTTTCGTGAATCAGGTCTGAGCTTGAATGCCAAGAATGATCGTGTTCTTAAGGCAGGCATGGTTTTCAATGTGTCGCTTGGATTCCAAAACCTGCAAGCATCAACCAGCAATCCAAAAACAGAGAAGTTTGCTTTGTTGCTGGCTGACACTGTTGTTATCAATGATAAGGGGCCAGAGGTGGTGACTGCTAGTATTTCTAAGTCATTCAAGGATATAGCATACTCCTTTAATGATGATGAGCCTGAGGAGCGTCCGAAGCCCAAGATTGAAAGTAATGGTGTTGAAGGATTCTCCAAGGCGACATTGAGATCAGACAACCAGGAGATGACAAAGGAAGAGCAACGGAGATTGCATCAAGCTGAGCTTGCACGCCAGAAGAATGAAGAGACTGCTAGAAGGTTGGCAGGAGGTGGACCTTCCAATGGCGATGGCCGTAATAATGCTAAAGCGACCAGTGATCTTGTCGCCTATAAGAATGTGAACGATGTACCATCAACGAGGGAGTTGATGATTCACATTGATCAGAAGAACGAAGCTGTCCTCCTACCGATCTATGGCATGATGGTACCCTTCCACATTGCAACTGTTAAGAGTGTTACAAGCCAACAGGATAACAGGACTTGTTACATTCGTATAGTGTTCAACATCCCAGGGACGACACCATTCCTCCCACATGATGCCACATCCTTGAAATTTCAAGGATCCATATATTTGAAGGAGGTTTCTTTCCGGTCTAATGATCCAAGGCATATCAGTGAAGTGGTGCAATTGATCAAGAGTCTGAGGAGGCAGGTTATGTCTAGGGAATCTGAAAGAGCTGAGAGGGCCACATTAGTCACACAGGAGAAGTTGCAGCTCTCTAGCAAATTCAAACCGATCAGATTATCGGACTTATGGATCCGTCCTCCTCTTGGAGGCCGAGCCAGGAAGCTTACTGGCACCTTAGAAAGCCATCCTAATGGTTTTCGATATTCAACTGCTAGGCAGGATGAGAAAGTCGATATAATGTATGGAAACGTCAAGCATGCATTCTTCCAGCCCGCTGAGAAGGAGATGATTACTCTGCTGCATTTCCACCTCCACAACCACATTATGGTGGGCAATAAGAAGACCAAGGACGTTCAGTTCTATGTGGAGGTTATGGATGTGGTTCAGACTCTGGGAGGTGGGAAACGGTCTATGCATGATCCAGATGAAATAGAGGAAGAACAGcgggagagagaaaggaagaacagGATAAACTCAGAGTTCCATGTATTTGTCAATAAGGTTAATGAACTTTGGGGGCAGCCTCAACTCCAAGGTCTCGAGCTAGAGTTTGATCAGCCTTTGAGGGAGCTCGGTTTCCACGGTGTACCGCATAAGGCATCAGTTTTCATGGTGCCTACTTCAACTTGCTTGGTTGAGCTGACTGAATCGCCATTCGTGGTAATCACCTTGGGTGAGATCGAGATTGTCAATTTGGAGAGAGTTGGATTAGGACAGAAGAATTTTGACATGGCTATTGTCTTCAAAGATTTCAAGCGCGATGTACTTCGCATTGATGCCATTCCTTCTGCATCCCTGGATAATATCAAAGAATGGCTTGATACAACAGATATAAAGTACTACGAGAGTAGGCTCAACTTGAACTGGCGTCCCATTCTTAAAACGATAATGGATGACCCTGAGAAGTTTATCGAGGATGGTGGTTGGGAGTTTCTCAACATGGAGGCGACAGATTCTGATTCTGATAATACCGAAGAGTCGGATCAAGGATATGAGCCTTCTGACATGGAGTCTGAATCCCAATCTGAGGAAGAAGACAGTGATAGTGAGTCGTTGGTGGAGTCtgaggaggatgaagaagaggaggaagattctgaggaggaggagggcaaGACATGGGATGAATTAGAGAGAGAAGCAAGTAATGCAGATAGGGAGAAAGGAGATGAATCGGACAGTGAGgaggaaaggaggaggagaaagatgAAGGCTTTTGGAAAAGCACGAGTGCCAGAAAGGAGGGATCCTAGGGGAATGCCACCCAAGAGGCAGAAAATGAGGTAG